One genomic region from Magallana gigas chromosome 3, xbMagGiga1.1, whole genome shotgun sequence encodes:
- the LOC136274094 gene encoding anti-sigma-I factor RsgI6-like: MFWGVDQFVPQWLKGKSRSELLASMKKHVHEVISRTTGKGIKTQALRLKNDGIPVYGLGLEGHFYTHDIDMDVLKYRLDKIAESGLKLWITELTLSDTDNNRKAANLEKVMTLLFSHPAVEGILLWGF; this comes from the exons ATGTTCTGGGGCGTTGACCAATTTGTTCCTCAGTGGCTAAAAGGAAAATCACGCTCTGAATTATTAGCATCAATGAAAAAACACGTACATGAGGTCATCTCAAGGACAACAGGAAA GGGTATAAAAACCCAAGCTCTGCGTTTAAAAAATGACGGGATACCAGTTTATGGACTTGGGCTTGAGGGTCATTTCTACACACATGACATAGACATGGATGTTCTTAAG tacCGCCTGGATAAAATTGCCGAGTCTGGATTAAAATTGTGGATTACAGAGCTAACTCTTAGTGACACAGACAACAACAGGAAAGCGGCAAACCTGGAGAAAGTCATGACCCTGTTGTTCAGTCATCCTGCAGTAGAAGGCATCCTTCTCTGGGGATTCTAG
- the LOC105338395 gene encoding uncharacterized protein, producing the protein MVSNRHHSWSSPRQTFPVSPGKNYVVSIHFKLLNLPTGHAYAKVIMILDLTVNGHHQYPVIANMPLQRLKYGWTEISGDFHVPNGATNAGIYLEILDTEVNFLLDAASAVELPHNPHWLSDATHRIDTLRKAPVSFKTISTLICQ; encoded by the exons ATGGTCTCTAACAG ACACCACTCCTGGTCGTCCCCCCGCCAAACATTTCCTGTCAGTCCCGGGAAGAACTACGTAGTCAGCATCCATTTTAAGCTCCTTAACCTTCCTACCGGACATGCATACGCAAAGGTTATTATGATTCTGGATCTCACTGTGAATG GACATCATCAGTACCCTGTTATTGCCAACATGCCATTGCAACGGTTAAAATATGGATGGACCGAGATAAGTGGCGATTTTCATGTTCCAAATG GGGCTACCAACGCTGGAATATATTTAGAGATACTGGACACGGAGGTCAACTTCCTGTTGGACGCTGCTAGTGCTGTGGAGCTGCCACACAATCCCCACTGGCTCTCAGATGCCACCCACAGAATCGACACTCTCCGGAAGGCCCCCGTTTCGTTCAA aACCATATCAACTTTGATCTGCCAATGA
- the LOC105327293 gene encoding anti-sigma-I factor RsgI6, with the protein MWCLFSIVLFPILAEKTNAATELFQNADFESTSFSSNWVPIDCKLTSRTDDTYHGGRSLMVSNRHHPWSSPRQTFAVTPGKNYVVSMQFKLLNLPTGHAYAKVSMMLALTVNGHPHYTVLANIPLQQLKYGWTEISGNFHAQNGATTAAVYIQIQDTEVNFLLDAASAVELPHNSHWLSDATHRINTLRKAPVSFKLPQGVNVHGISIELVQKKRAFAFGTAVSASYMTDQSQRTYQDFVYNNFEWAVLENALKWRQMEWTENIINYDRPMNAIAALQSHGIKVRGHNMFWGVDQFVPQWLKAKSSSELLASMKNHVHEVISRTTGKLEHWDVNNENLHGDWYERHTADPDITEKMFQWIHNQEPGVKLFLNDYQVITSSAETTALKVQAARFKKDGVPVYGLGLQGHFSSHNIDMDVLKYRLDKVAESGLKLWITELTLSDTDNNRKAANLEKVMTLLFSHAAVEGILLWGFWDQKIWHKDNALFTGTNITANAAGQKYLDLFHKTWKTYFTHNIQPGNTIQTHAFKGDYLLNIKKNGHLIHQEHFSLDSTAKDIIINLTNDHQDVSHISFG; encoded by the exons ATGTGGTGCCTCTTCAGCATAGTTTTGTTTCCCATTTTGGCTGAAAAGACCAATGCTGCAACCGAGTTGTTCCAAAATGCTGATTTTGAGAGCACCTCTTTTTCCAGTAACTGGGTTCCCATTGACTGCAAACTGACGTCACGGACAGACGACACTTACCATGGAGGTCGTAGCCTTATGGTTTCTAACAG ACATCACCCTTGGTCGTCTCCCCGCCAAACCTTTGCTGTTACTCCCGGGAAGAACTACGTGGTCAGCATGCAGTTCAAGCTCCTAAACCTTCCTACCGGACATGCCTACGCAAAGGTTTCTATGATGCTGGCTCTCACTGTAAACG GGCATCCTCATTACACTGTTTTGGCCAACATACCATTGCAACAGTTGAAGTATGGATGGACCGAGATAAGTGGCAATTTTCATGCCCAAAATG GAGCTACCACTGCCGCGGTGTATATACAGATACAAGACACGGAGGTCAACTTCCTGTTGGACGCTGCCAGTGCTGTGGAACTCCCACACAATTCACACTGGCTCTCAGATGCCACCCACAGAATCAACACTCTCCGGAAGGCCCCCGTCTCATTCAA ACTTCCTCAAGGAGTAAACGTACACGGAATATCCATTGAG CTTGTTCAAAAGAAGCGGGCTTTCGCATTTGGGACAGCTGTATCGGCTTCTTATATGACGGATCAATCACAGAGGACCTACCAAGACTTTGTCTACAATAACTTTGAATGGGCTGTGTTGGAAAACGCACTGAAATGGAGACAAATGGAATGGACAGAG AACATTATCAACTATGATCGGCCAATGAATGCTATAGCTGCATTGCAATCTCATGG aatcaaAGTTCGCGGACACAATATGTTCTGGGGCGTTGACCAGTTTGTTCCTCAGTGGCTGAAAGCAAAATCAAGCTCTGAATTATTAGCATCCATGAAAAATCACGTACATGAGGTCATCTCAAGGACCACTGGAAA ATTAGAGCACTGGGACGTTAACAACGAGAATCTTCACGGGGATTGGTATGAGCGCCACACCGCGGACCCGGACATCACGGAGAAGATGTTTCAGTGGATCCACAACCAGGAGCCAGGCGTCAAGTTGTTCCTGAACGACTACCAAGTCATCACCAGCTCAGCGGAAACCACG GCTCTGAAAGTCCAAGCTGCGCGTTTTAAAAAAGACGGGGTACCAGTTTATGGACTTGGGCTTCAGGGACATTTCTCCTCACACAATATTGACATGGATGTCCTTAAG TACCGCCTGGATAAAGTTGCCGAGTCCGGATTAAAATTGTGGATTACAGAGCTAACTCTTAGTGACACAGACAATAACAGGAAAGCGGCAAACCTCGAGAAGGTCATGACCCTGTTGTTCAGTCATGCTGCAGTAGAGGGCATCCTGTTGTGGGGATTCTGGGATCAAAAGATTTGGCACAAAGATAACGCTCTATTTACTGGAACAAATATTACA GCAAATGCTGCTGGACAGAAATATCTCGATCTCTTTCATAAAACGTGGAAAACATACTTCACTCACAACATTCAACCCGGCAACACCATACAAACACACGCCTTTAAGGGAGACTATCTTCTAAACATTAAGAAAAACGGCCATCTTATACACCAGGAACACTTTAGTTTGGATAGTACAGCGAAGGATATCATCATTAATCTTACCA ACGATCATCAAGATGTATCCCATATTTCATTTGGTTAA